In one Candidatus Nitronereus thalassa genomic region, the following are encoded:
- a CDS encoding AraC family transcriptional regulator: MEQFFKPSTFRDGPSKLNSEGSDLELRGMLRGKLYPQESFGPHGIMNDLIVEFQQYLTDWTTRVKQVGMEQKLKHLAPHVFNECLRQMEGPPRPTPDLAQQIEVFISTNLHKGLTLKELSKFLGYSEKYCSELFQVKMGEAFSSYLKRHRLEKAKVLLEEGFAPIADIAERLGFQDQFAFSHFFKKATGHSPRKYREQVHQRKHGFPRTEPVAFSSSALRNPSDKRALPYG; encoded by the coding sequence ATGGAACAATTCTTCAAGCCTTCTACGTTCCGTGACGGTCCCTCAAAACTGAATTCTGAAGGATCGGATTTGGAGTTGCGGGGCATGCTGCGCGGGAAACTCTACCCACAGGAATCCTTTGGTCCGCATGGAATAATGAATGACCTCATTGTCGAATTCCAGCAGTATCTTACTGATTGGACCACACGGGTCAAGCAGGTTGGAATGGAGCAAAAGCTCAAGCACCTTGCTCCTCACGTTTTTAATGAATGTCTCCGACAGATGGAGGGCCCGCCCCGCCCTACCCCCGACTTGGCTCAACAAATTGAAGTCTTCATCAGCACCAATTTGCACAAGGGACTCACGTTGAAGGAATTATCTAAATTTCTCGGCTACTCAGAAAAGTATTGCTCAGAACTCTTTCAGGTGAAAATGGGAGAAGCGTTTTCCAGCTACTTGAAACGACATCGATTGGAAAAGGCCAAAGTCCTCTTGGAGGAAGGATTCGCCCCCATAGCGGATATCGCGGAACGTCTTGGATTTCAGGACCAATTCGCCTTCAGTCATTTTTTTAAGAAAGCGACCGGCCACTCTCCCAGGAAATACAGGGAGCAGGTTCACCAGCGTAAGCATGGATTCCCACGGACAGAGCCCGTGGCATTTTCCTCATCCGCTCTGCGGAACCCATCGGACAAAAGAGCACTCCCCTACGGCTAG
- a CDS encoding flippase-like domain-containing protein produces MIMRGRTLRLFFTNNCRCLLDEERGFLCVDARLLKWALFLVGLLTLLGLVGHIGPERILETAAALGPIALLIIFLPSVLMYGLDTLGWRFTLSRYLSFLPFWRLCAVRMAGEMVNMTTPTASVGGEPLKAYLLKRSGVPMEDGLASVVVAKTTMTLAQIAFILLGITLGIWILPSSGGAWSFTLPVLGALVSVGLLLFGITVFVVIQRHGLFTSLLGLLRRWRIQFKYLEVREKKLLALDRSIQAFYIRDRRAFFQSTGTFFLGWLTEALEVYAILFFLGVPIDLPTALAIDALSTFMKGGTSFIPGSIGAQEGGNILLLVTFGFSELIGILFALVRRFRELVWICVGLICLAAMGGQSREMPEASAKGN; encoded by the coding sequence ATGATAATGCGAGGCAGAACGCTTCGGCTATTTTTCACAAACAATTGCAGATGCCTTCTTGACGAGGAACGTGGATTCTTATGTGTTGATGCTCGCCTCCTGAAGTGGGCCCTGTTTCTCGTGGGTCTGCTTACGCTCCTGGGCCTCGTTGGGCATATTGGGCCTGAGCGGATTCTGGAGACGGCGGCAGCTCTGGGCCCCATCGCCCTTCTCATCATCTTCTTGCCCTCAGTCCTTATGTATGGACTGGATACGTTGGGATGGCGATTCACACTGAGCCGATACCTCTCTTTCCTGCCGTTCTGGCGGCTTTGTGCCGTCCGAATGGCCGGTGAAATGGTGAATATGACGACCCCCACTGCATCTGTGGGAGGGGAGCCGTTGAAAGCCTACCTGCTCAAGCGGAGCGGCGTACCGATGGAGGATGGACTTGCCTCTGTCGTCGTTGCCAAGACCACGATGACGCTTGCCCAAATCGCGTTTATTCTCCTAGGGATCACCCTGGGGATTTGGATCCTTCCGTCGTCAGGAGGGGCATGGTCATTTACCCTTCCGGTACTTGGGGCTTTAGTCAGTGTCGGCCTCTTGCTGTTTGGAATAACCGTCTTTGTCGTAATTCAACGTCATGGTTTGTTTACGAGTCTGTTGGGCCTCCTGAGAAGGTGGCGGATTCAGTTCAAGTATTTAGAAGTCCGGGAAAAAAAGCTTCTGGCTTTGGATCGATCGATCCAAGCTTTTTATATCCGTGACCGGCGTGCCTTCTTCCAGTCCACCGGTACCTTTTTCCTAGGCTGGTTGACGGAGGCCCTAGAGGTCTACGCGATTCTCTTTTTCCTGGGAGTGCCAATAGACCTTCCGACAGCCTTGGCCATTGATGCTTTGTCCACTTTTATGAAAGGTGGGACCTCTTTCATCCCCGGAAGTATTGGTGCCCAAGAAGGCGGCAATATTCTGCTGCTGGTGACCTTCGGCTTTAGCGAACTGATCGGGATCCTATTCGCGCTAGTGCGGCGCTTTCGCGAGTTGGTTTGGATTTGTGTCGGTCTGATTTGTTTGGCAGCGATGGGAGGACAGAGCCGGGAAATGCCGGAGGCAAGTGCCAAGGGCAACTAA
- a CDS encoding ubiquinol-cytochrome c reductase iron-sulfur subunit, with product MNSSEGEGRRTFLGWVSGGIAAAIGLVVGMPLVGYTILPALKRREAEWNDVGTVQSLQPGIPKEMDCIHSIADGWQKTATKKSLWAVKDDAGAVTVYSPLCTHLGCGYRWEADQQKFHCPCHHSFFALDGKVLSGPAPRPLDILPAKIEKGRLLVLYKEFKAGTAAKIEL from the coding sequence ATGAACTCTTCCGAAGGCGAAGGCCGCCGAACATTTTTGGGATGGGTGAGTGGAGGTATTGCTGCGGCAATTGGCCTGGTGGTTGGAATGCCCCTCGTGGGTTACACGATTTTGCCAGCCCTGAAGCGACGAGAAGCGGAATGGAATGATGTGGGCACAGTGCAATCCCTCCAACCCGGGATTCCCAAGGAAATGGATTGCATTCATTCCATTGCCGACGGATGGCAGAAAACCGCCACCAAAAAGTCGCTTTGGGCTGTCAAGGACGATGCTGGAGCGGTGACGGTCTACTCGCCTCTCTGCACTCACCTCGGCTGTGGCTATCGGTGGGAGGCGGATCAGCAGAAGTTCCATTGCCCTTGCCATCATAGTTTTTTTGCCTTGGATGGGAAGGTCCTATCAGGGCCAGCGCCTCGCCCCCTGGACATACTCCCGGCAAAAATTGAAAAGGGCCGGCTGTTGGTGCTCTACAAAGAATTTAAGGCGGGGACGGCGGCGAAGATTGAATTGTAA
- a CDS encoding YkvA family protein, giving the protein MAFGQGVKAVAKKFKREIKVYQLLVKDRRVPRLAKWFLAMAIGYTLSPIDLIIDSIPGLGFIDDFIIVPTLVIIALKLIPTELLNEYGNKVDMDRNQA; this is encoded by the coding sequence ATGGCTTTTGGGCAGGGGGTGAAGGCGGTAGCTAAAAAATTTAAACGTGAAATTAAAGTCTATCAACTCCTCGTTAAAGATAGACGTGTCCCCAGATTGGCAAAATGGTTTCTCGCCATGGCCATTGGATATACCTTATCGCCCATTGATCTTATTATTGATTCAATCCCTGGGTTGGGGTTTATCGATGATTTTATTATTGTGCCCACTTTGGTGATCATAGCGCTAAAACTGATCCCCACAGAGTTGCTTAATGAGTACGGAAACAAAGTCGACATGGATCGAAAT
- a CDS encoding redoxin domain-containing protein, whose protein sequence is MRIGYSTLPQIRIPAIVEGEIIVFDLAQLTGQWSVVCCMPRLALDKAVFLNQQSQSVAEQGAVLLSFLWEPDACYDPSIRKIGKLRIPFLTDPSKRLFRRLGLFGQKSPDRCQSFVFDPEGIVRYCLVHRLDVRGMAVVIEMLKYCQEGTHQPACEMNHEPAAVAPLTFSEFTNTPDSPILPSPCTGGSVS, encoded by the coding sequence ATGCGAATTGGTTATTCCACACTCCCACAAATCAGAATTCCGGCCATAGTTGAGGGGGAAATAATTGTTTTTGATCTTGCCCAACTCACTGGCCAATGGAGCGTTGTATGCTGTATGCCACGACTGGCGTTGGACAAGGCCGTTTTTCTTAACCAACAAAGCCAGTCCGTGGCTGAACAGGGCGCCGTTCTACTGAGCTTTCTTTGGGAACCCGATGCATGTTATGACCCCTCCATTCGAAAGATCGGCAAACTTCGGATTCCCTTTCTTACCGATCCTTCAAAACGCCTTTTTCGACGTTTGGGATTATTTGGTCAAAAATCTCCAGACCGATGCCAAAGTTTCGTGTTCGATCCGGAAGGGATCGTCCGATATTGCTTGGTCCATAGGTTGGATGTTCGTGGGATGGCGGTTGTGATAGAAATGCTGAAATATTGCCAGGAAGGAACACACCAGCCTGCCTGCGAAATGAACCATGAGCCAGCAGCTGTCGCGCCTCTCACGTTTTCCGAGTTCACCAACACACCCGATTCTCCCATATTGCCAAGCCCATGCACAGGAGGAAGCGTTTCATGA
- a CDS encoding DUF2934 domain-containing protein, translating into MAKQQLLKKNRGNDEVPDPTQGSQDVPGVDDLQVCIAHRAYELYEQEGCCHGHDLDHWLKAEQDVLSSNL; encoded by the coding sequence ATGGCGAAGCAGCAACTCTTAAAAAAGAACCGTGGCAATGATGAAGTGCCAGATCCAACCCAGGGCAGTCAGGACGTACCAGGAGTCGATGATCTTCAAGTCTGCATCGCCCATCGGGCCTATGAGCTTTATGAGCAAGAAGGATGTTGTCACGGACATGACCTTGATCATTGGCTGAAAGCAGAGCAAGATGTTTTGAGCAGTAACCTATAA
- a CDS encoding cytochrome b N-terminal domain-containing protein yields the protein MGRRIFRWLDERLNLGPVKIALLNEPIPGGASWIYVFGSITLFFFLLQMVTGMFLAIYYSPSTEHAYMSVRYIMDEVAFGSFIRGLHHWGASAMMVVIGLHMLQVFLYGAYKRPRELMWIVGVVLLILTLAFGFSGYLLPWDQRAYWATQVGINIVGTIPLVGDSLVRIIRGGQNLGAMTLNRFYALHTLFLPWLVMALVALHLFVLRRVGPAGPWDEVRAARLQEPFWPKQVAMDAVAIGLAFLIVVAFAIGSPAPLADPANPSDTSFMPLPEWYFLFYYQLLKYLEGPWEIVGTLVLPILFFAALFLLPWLDRRRERRPFSRSVVMSAGAGFLVLVFTLLTISIWEVASLPKIDPSVHRGKVLYQELDCAGCHRIHGEGEAFAPDLSYVGDYRDRDWLIRHFKDPQAVVPDSDMPEYGLNEQELNDLTNYMLVLKR from the coding sequence GTGGGACGGCGAATTTTTCGATGGCTAGATGAGCGGTTAAACCTAGGACCGGTAAAGATCGCGCTCTTGAACGAACCGATTCCCGGGGGGGCGAGCTGGATCTACGTCTTCGGCAGCATCACGCTGTTTTTCTTTCTGCTCCAAATGGTCACTGGCATGTTTCTCGCCATCTATTACTCGCCCTCGACCGAACATGCGTATATGAGTGTTCGCTACATCATGGACGAAGTTGCATTCGGCTCATTCATCCGCGGGCTTCACCACTGGGGAGCGAGCGCCATGATGGTGGTCATTGGGCTACACATGTTGCAGGTGTTCTTGTACGGCGCTTACAAACGGCCACGTGAGTTGATGTGGATTGTCGGGGTGGTGCTGTTGATCCTGACGTTGGCGTTTGGATTCAGCGGCTACCTCCTGCCGTGGGATCAGCGGGCCTATTGGGCCACCCAGGTTGGAATCAATATCGTGGGAACAATCCCGTTGGTTGGCGATTCACTCGTTCGAATCATCCGTGGAGGCCAAAATCTTGGCGCCATGACTCTGAATCGGTTCTATGCCCTGCACACACTCTTTCTTCCCTGGCTGGTGATGGCTTTGGTTGCCCTTCATCTTTTTGTTTTGCGTAGAGTTGGACCGGCAGGACCCTGGGATGAAGTTCGTGCAGCTCGACTCCAGGAACCTTTCTGGCCGAAACAAGTGGCCATGGATGCCGTGGCGATTGGCCTGGCATTTCTCATCGTGGTGGCCTTTGCCATCGGAAGCCCTGCGCCGCTCGCCGATCCGGCTAATCCCTCGGATACCAGTTTCATGCCATTACCTGAATGGTACTTTCTCTTTTATTACCAGCTTCTCAAATACTTGGAAGGTCCCTGGGAGATCGTGGGAACTCTTGTCCTTCCGATTCTGTTTTTTGCGGCTCTCTTCCTGCTCCCTTGGCTGGACCGCCGAAGAGAACGGCGGCCTTTTTCGCGATCAGTGGTGATGAGCGCAGGTGCCGGCTTTCTCGTGTTGGTTTTTACGCTCCTGACCATCTCGATCTGGGAAGTGGCGTCTCTTCCCAAAATTGATCCCTCGGTCCATCGGGGGAAAGTCTTGTACCAAGAACTTGACTGTGCAGGTTGCCATCGCATCCATGGGGAAGGCGAGGCCTTTGCCCCGGACCTGTCCTATGTTGGGGATTATCGAGACAGGGATTGGTTGATCCGGCATTTCAAGGATCCACAGGCGGTAGTTCCGGACTCGGACATGCCGGAATACGGGCTGAATGAGCAGGAGCTGAATGACCTCACCAACTATATGTTGGTATTGAAACGGTAA
- a CDS encoding cytochrome c, which yields MKLAFHKGGVMSKAGKIMKGILTLSGLVMTMILFSSGEALPIFGFSEDEKKLKEHSVQIPPEYQGKQMPNGWLTDPKVLAVGKAIYEGTGNSDVNCAGCHGIDGKPTRKGKGAPDLSDPQEAQKSNAQWFWEISEGKRRTKMQGHAKHLTEEERWQVIAYMRTFAQSAK from the coding sequence ATGAAATTAGCTTTTCACAAAGGAGGCGTGATGAGTAAGGCCGGCAAGATTATGAAAGGTATTCTCACCCTATCGGGTCTGGTTATGACCATGATCCTCTTCAGTTCGGGTGAGGCGCTCCCAATCTTTGGTTTCTCCGAGGATGAGAAAAAGCTTAAAGAGCACTCTGTTCAGATTCCCCCTGAATATCAAGGCAAACAAATGCCGAACGGATGGTTGACGGATCCGAAGGTGCTTGCTGTAGGAAAGGCCATTTATGAAGGCACCGGGAATTCCGACGTCAACTGCGCGGGATGTCACGGCATTGACGGCAAACCCACTAGGAAAGGAAAAGGAGCGCCCGATCTTTCCGATCCTCAAGAAGCTCAAAAAAGTAATGCCCAGTGGTTTTGGGAAATTTCTGAGGGAAAGCGTCGGACCAAAATGCAAGGCCATGCGAAGCACCTCACCGAGGAGGAGCGTTGGCAGGTGATTGCCTACATGCGGACCTTTGCTCAATCAGCAAAGTAA
- a CDS encoding sugar phosphate nucleotidyltransferase — protein MNTPNKPWSIVLAGGEGERVRPLVQSWLGRHRPKQYCTFVGTRSMFQHTLHRAAKLTTPDRMVTVVAHGHGNEPWTQFDGIQGGQILRQPLNQNTAAGIFLPLAYIRARDPKATVVLFPSDHFVYPEDRFLKVVQFAVQAAEHPPWRLVLLGVQPDHPELEYGWIQPGATLNHSPFGQVRAVQAFLEKPDFAQASQAMASGALWNTLILAAKLQKLWELGWYCFPEMMPLFERLCEAIGSPTEGEVLDRIYKVMPARNFSSGLLQQVPEHIAMIQMAGVLWSDWGKPERIVETLRKIGKEPAFPLGLLSGLPPVHARSLKVAPIGVSVKKHVSV, from the coding sequence ATGAATACCCCAAATAAACCTTGGTCAATTGTTCTAGCCGGCGGTGAAGGAGAGCGTGTGAGGCCATTGGTGCAATCCTGGCTGGGGCGGCACAGGCCCAAACAATATTGTACCTTTGTGGGAACCCGGTCCATGTTTCAGCATACGCTCCATCGGGCAGCCAAACTCACGACTCCCGATCGTATGGTCACCGTAGTGGCTCATGGACATGGGAACGAACCTTGGACCCAGTTTGATGGCATTCAAGGAGGCCAAATTCTGCGTCAACCGCTGAATCAGAACACTGCGGCTGGAATATTCCTTCCTCTCGCCTACATCCGCGCGAGAGATCCGAAAGCGACGGTGGTCCTTTTTCCATCCGACCACTTTGTATACCCGGAAGACCGATTTTTAAAAGTGGTTCAGTTTGCCGTGCAGGCTGCAGAGCATCCACCCTGGCGTTTGGTCCTGCTAGGCGTTCAACCGGATCACCCGGAGCTGGAATATGGCTGGATTCAACCAGGGGCCACGCTCAATCATTCTCCTTTTGGTCAAGTACGGGCCGTACAGGCATTCCTGGAAAAACCGGATTTCGCGCAAGCCAGCCAAGCGATGGCATCGGGAGCCTTGTGGAACACCCTCATCCTGGCTGCAAAGTTGCAAAAGTTGTGGGAACTTGGCTGGTACTGTTTTCCTGAGATGATGCCTCTCTTTGAGCGGCTGTGCGAGGCCATTGGAAGCCCAACAGAAGGCGAGGTGTTGGATCGGATATATAAAGTCATGCCAGCCAGAAACTTTTCCTCAGGGTTGCTTCAACAAGTCCCTGAACACATAGCCATGATCCAAATGGCCGGCGTCTTGTGGAGCGACTGGGGCAAACCGGAACGGATTGTCGAGACCCTGCGGAAGATTGGAAAGGAGCCTGCGTTTCCTTTGGGACTCCTCTCAGGTCTGCCACCCGTACACGCAAGGAGTTTAAAAGTCGCCCCAATAGGGGTTTCCGTTAAGAAGCACGTCTCAGTTTAG
- a CDS encoding RNA polymerase sigma factor, giving the protein MFLRSYLSYEKFENTSEEQSSAGLLGQHHYQGFNDRQAVTRKMALRMNSQKGTPKGVSHLGEHKLDQILQIALIQNRKKFLQFLNQRVGSKELAEDILQQFCLRALNKESALKKPGSVVVWLYRVLNSTLIDFYRREAKRHQGEAEYARSHNDHVQECDVNPETVCMCFYELIPTLKGEYSEILQRIDLNGESHATVARDLGVTVNLVRVRLHRARQALKQVLLMSCCKSCHEEGFMNCECTHGGKEHSTCIH; this is encoded by the coding sequence TTGTTTCTGCGCTCTTATCTCTCGTATGAAAAATTTGAAAACACGTCAGAAGAACAATCTTCTGCTGGACTCCTCGGGCAACACCATTATCAAGGATTTAACGACAGGCAAGCGGTCACACGAAAGATGGCTCTCAGAATGAATAGCCAAAAAGGAACACCAAAAGGCGTATCCCATTTGGGGGAACACAAATTGGACCAGATTTTACAAATTGCTCTTATTCAGAATCGTAAAAAATTCCTTCAATTTCTCAACCAACGGGTCGGAAGTAAGGAATTGGCCGAGGACATACTCCAACAATTCTGCTTAAGAGCCCTCAATAAGGAAAGCGCTCTCAAAAAACCTGGCAGCGTGGTGGTTTGGTTGTATCGAGTGCTAAACAGCACGCTGATAGACTTTTATCGTCGTGAAGCAAAGAGACATCAAGGTGAGGCCGAATATGCTCGCTCTCACAATGATCATGTACAAGAATGTGATGTAAATCCTGAAACCGTTTGTATGTGCTTCTATGAGCTCATCCCAACCCTTAAAGGTGAGTATTCCGAAATCTTGCAACGAATCGATCTCAATGGAGAATCACATGCAACCGTGGCCAGGGATCTAGGAGTCACCGTCAACCTTGTGCGAGTACGTTTGCACCGGGCTCGACAGGCCCTGAAACAAGTTCTGCTGATGTCTTGCTGTAAATCCTGCCATGAGGAAGGTTTCATGAATTGTGAATGTACGCACGGAGGGAAAGAGCACTCAACCTGTATTCATTAA
- a CDS encoding tetratricopeptide repeat protein, which produces MKRSGLEWKNFLLLILALTFVGCATNSHHHEEQTLRPPANAEPVAAQALLEGNKLFAEHQWTAAKRKFMAAIQAEPTLAEAHYNLALTLEEQGRLSESRVHYKKAADLAPGNKVIWNAPPFRQYGTVEPETQEAPAGPSGHSH; this is translated from the coding sequence ATGAAAAGAAGTGGCTTGGAATGGAAAAATTTTCTGTTGCTGATCTTGGCATTGACGTTTGTTGGGTGTGCGACGAATAGCCACCATCATGAGGAACAGACTCTTCGCCCACCGGCAAACGCTGAGCCTGTTGCAGCGCAAGCCCTTCTTGAAGGGAACAAACTCTTTGCCGAACATCAATGGACCGCCGCAAAGAGAAAATTTATGGCCGCCATTCAAGCCGAACCGACTTTGGCAGAGGCCCATTACAACCTTGCGCTGACCCTAGAAGAACAAGGTCGTCTTTCAGAATCCCGCGTTCATTATAAGAAGGCCGCGGATTTGGCCCCTGGGAATAAGGTGATTTGGAATGCTCCCCCTTTCCGTCAATATGGAACGGTTGAACCAGAGACTCAAGAAGCTCCTGCTGGCCCCAGTGGGCATTCCCATTAA
- a CDS encoding cytochrome c3 family protein, with the protein MGKLGIVAITLLTIVGGLGLVYTSVGTPMAANTWQQLVNPGELSVVHASLEQNCAACHTAVMGVDATKCILCHANEESLLQRQPTAFHADVRECRSCHHEHRGHVRKPSNMDHRALAKIGLLNLPSDENSFGEAEMVRWNLTNWLEHSEVLLPSPLANHHVAPEEAILNCATCHKNDDRHFELFGQDCAACHATQAWTLPEFQHPPGNSMDCVHCHQAPPSHYMKHFTMISQRVAGQPQARVDQCFLCHQTTSWPDIKRAGMYKHH; encoded by the coding sequence ATGGGTAAGCTGGGAATTGTTGCTATCACGCTACTCACGATCGTAGGGGGATTAGGCCTTGTCTATACCAGCGTCGGAACCCCGATGGCTGCCAACACCTGGCAGCAATTGGTCAATCCAGGGGAACTCTCCGTTGTCCATGCTTCTCTGGAACAGAATTGCGCAGCCTGCCATACCGCGGTCATGGGAGTGGATGCGACGAAGTGCATCCTTTGCCATGCCAATGAGGAATCGCTCCTGCAGCGTCAGCCGACGGCCTTTCATGCCGACGTCAGAGAATGTCGATCCTGCCACCACGAACATCGAGGGCACGTTCGAAAGCCCTCGAATATGGATCACCGGGCTCTGGCCAAGATTGGCTTACTCAACCTCCCGAGTGATGAAAATTCATTCGGCGAAGCAGAAATGGTGCGCTGGAACCTGACGAATTGGCTTGAGCATTCAGAAGTGCTATTGCCTTCACCGCTTGCCAATCATCACGTCGCACCAGAAGAAGCCATTTTGAACTGTGCCACTTGTCACAAAAACGATGACCGGCATTTTGAACTCTTTGGCCAGGATTGTGCGGCCTGCCATGCCACCCAGGCCTGGACCCTTCCCGAATTCCAGCATCCCCCCGGTAACTCAATGGATTGCGTCCATTGTCATCAAGCGCCACCCAGCCATTATATGAAGCATTTCACCATGATTTCGCAAAGAGTGGCTGGCCAGCCACAGGCCAGAGTGGATCAGTGCTTTTTATGCCATCAGACCACCTCATGGCCGGATATTAAAAGAGCCGGGATGTATAAACATCATTAA